GCTCGCTGACTCTTGTGGTGGATCGCGGTTCGGTCGAGGTCTTCGCGGCCGGAGGTTCCCGTACGCTCACCGACCTGGTCCCGTGGAACGGGCCCGTCACGCTGGTCCCGCGTGAGCCGACCACGCGCGAGAGCATCGCCGTGCAGGCGTTGACGTGAGCGGCCGACCCGGTCGAGTCCCTCTACGACGAGGACTGCGTCGCAGGTCGCAACGCACAGCCGCATCGGCGAAGCATAAGTGGAGGGGCTGACGGGAATCGAACCCGCGCTGTCTGCTTGGGAAGCAGAAGTTCTGCCATTGAACTACAGCCCCGCACGCCTTGCGGCGCTTCGCCAGCATAACAAACCCGGCGCGGGGGTATGGCACCACGGTGCCATACCCCCGCGCGCCAGGATCATCCCGCAGGCGGACGCGCGGGACACGCCAGTGAACGTAGCGTCGTAGACATGATCACAGCAGAAGGCCTCAGCAAGAGGTACGGAGACAAGGTCGCCGTCGACGACGTGTCGTTCACGGTGCGTCCGGGCAGCGTCACGGGATTCCTCGGGCCGAACGGTGCGGGAAAATCCACCACCATGCGCATGATCGTCGGGCTCGACCGCCCCACCACGGGGCGCGTCACCGTCAACGGCAAGCAGTACGCCAAGCTGGGCGCACCGCTGACCGAGGTGGGCGTGCTGCTCGATGCCAAGGCCGTGCACACCGGCCGGTCGGCACGCAACCATCTGCGCGCCATGGCGGCGACGCACGGCATCCCGTCCGCGCGCGTGGACGAGGTGATCGACATCACCGGCATCGGCTCGGTCGCCCGCAAGCGCGCCGGCGGCTTCTCGCTCGGCATGGGGCAGCGCCTCGGCATCGCCGCAGCGCTGCTCGGCGACCCGCACACGCTCATCCTCGACGAGCCGGTCAACGGCCTCGACCCCGAGGGTGTGCGCTGGGTGCGTCAGTTCGTGCGTCACGCGGCATCCGAGGGACGCACCGTGCTGCTCTCCAGCCACCTGATGAGCGAGATGGCGCAGACCGCCGACCATGTCATCGTGCTCGGACGCGGGAAGGTGCTGGCGGATGCCGCGCTGCCCGACCTCGTGCGCGCCTGGACCACCGAGCGCGTGCACGTGCGCAGCCCGCGCGCCGCCGAGCTCGCCGACGCCGTCGCCGGCCGCGACGTCGAGGTGGTCACCACCGACCGGTTCACCCTCGACGTGACCGGCCTGCCGGCATCCCGCATCGGCGATCTCGCCTTCGAACGCGGCATCCCGATCCACGAGCTCACCCCGACCAGCGGGTCG
Above is a window of Microbacterium suwonense DNA encoding:
- a CDS encoding ABC transporter ATP-binding protein encodes the protein MITAEGLSKRYGDKVAVDDVSFTVRPGSVTGFLGPNGAGKSTTMRMIVGLDRPTTGRVTVNGKQYAKLGAPLTEVGVLLDAKAVHTGRSARNHLRAMAATHGIPSARVDEVIDITGIGSVARKRAGGFSLGMGQRLGIAAALLGDPHTLILDEPVNGLDPEGVRWVRQFVRHAASEGRTVLLSSHLMSEMAQTADHVIVLGRGKVLADAALPDLVRAWTTERVHVRSPRAAELADAVAGRDVEVVTTDRFTLDVTGLPASRIGDLAFERGIPIHELTPTSGSLEDAYLALTGESVEYRTRAVPQDGAPLEGALS